In one Thermosipho ferrireducens genomic region, the following are encoded:
- a CDS encoding glycerophosphodiester phosphodiesterase family protein, whose product MYILGHRGYPKKYTENTLKSFKEAVRLGADGVELDVWKTEDDVLVISHDENLKRVFGVEIHIKKSLFNEIKSKASVPALFEVLEVLPKGKIINIELKDVEAGDSAVKLVRDYNLSEFVIFSSFEHELIKGLSKVYKGEKFGYLFDERHFNITMDTLEDLFSPEEIYSAHIPVELLHYNKDLFFKLADFFKRLHKKIVLWTVNDKDIINNIPVDYIITDEVEIMVNTFKHGLK is encoded by the coding sequence ATGTATATTTTAGGTCATAGAGGCTATCCAAAAAAATATACAGAAAATACTTTAAAATCGTTCAAAGAAGCAGTTAGATTAGGTGCTGATGGTGTAGAGCTTGATGTATGGAAAACTGAAGATGATGTACTTGTAATATCACATGATGAAAATTTAAAAAGAGTTTTTGGTGTGGAGATACACATAAAAAAATCTTTATTCAATGAGATAAAAAGTAAAGCATCTGTGCCTGCACTTTTTGAAGTGTTAGAAGTTTTGCCGAAGGGAAAAATAATAAATATAGAGTTAAAAGATGTTGAAGCAGGTGATAGTGCAGTAAAACTTGTTAGGGATTATAATTTGTCTGAATTTGTAATTTTCAGTTCCTTTGAGCATGAATTAATTAAAGGACTTTCTAAAGTGTATAAAGGTGAAAAATTTGGATACTTGTTTGATGAGAGACATTTTAATATCACTATGGATACCCTTGAAGATTTATTTTCCCCGGAAGAAATTTACAGTGCACATATTCCCGTTGAGTTATTGCACTACAATAAAGATCTGTTTTTTAAATTAGCCGATTTTTTCAAGCGATTACATAAAAAGATAGTTTTGTGGACGGTTAATGATAAAGATATTATCAACAACATCCCGGTTGATTATATTATTACAGATGAAGTCGAAATAATGGTGAATACTTTCAAACATGGTTTAAAATAG
- a CDS encoding carbohydrate ABC transporter permease — translation MRRKNKVYFIISEILLIVITFVMFAPILLAFLMSFMKPAEVFSFPPKVIPSSFYWENYREALKLVPLGRMLLNSAIVAIFITLGKLITGVLAGYAFANFNFKGKKVAFSTLFITLFLPAETVMIVPLFLLMKSLGWVNTYLALIIPFTASATNTFLMRQHFRTIPQELSDAARIDGATSMQYLIKVLLPLSKAMIGGAAMINFVYAWNMYLWPLVITMEDKMKTAQIGVKMLIDAEAANNWGTIMAGTMIVLAPTLLVFFLIQNLFVKSLVSSGLKG, via the coding sequence GTGAGGAGAAAAAATAAAGTTTACTTTATAATTTCCGAGATTCTTCTGATTGTTATTACATTTGTCATGTTTGCTCCAATACTCCTGGCATTTTTAATGAGCTTTATGAAACCAGCTGAGGTCTTTAGTTTTCCTCCAAAAGTAATTCCAAGCAGTTTTTATTGGGAGAACTATAGAGAGGCATTAAAGCTGGTTCCACTTGGCAGGATGCTTTTAAATTCTGCTATAGTAGCAATTTTTATTACACTGGGAAAATTAATAACAGGTGTTCTTGCAGGTTATGCATTTGCAAATTTTAATTTTAAAGGGAAAAAGGTAGCTTTTTCTACTTTGTTTATTACTTTATTTTTACCTGCAGAGACAGTAATGATAGTTCCTCTATTTTTACTTATGAAAAGTCTTGGATGGGTAAATACTTATTTGGCTCTTATAATACCATTTACTGCAAGTGCCACAAATACTTTCTTGATGAGGCAACATTTTAGAACAATTCCTCAAGAATTAAGTGACGCTGCCCGGATTGACGGAGCAACTTCTATGCAATATCTTATAAAAGTGTTATTACCTTTGTCCAAGGCGATGATTGGAGGAGCTGCGATGATCAATTTTGTTTACGCATGGAACATGTACCTATGGCCGCTGGTAATTACAATGGAAGATAAAATGAAAACTGCTCAGATAGGTGTAAAAATGTTAATAGACGCGGAAGCGGCTAATAATTGGGGAACGATAATGGCAGGTACCATGATTGTGCTTGCACCGACTTTATTGGTGTTTTTCCTGATACAGAATTTATTTGTTAAGAGTTTAGTAAGCAGCGGGTTAAAGGGTTAG
- a CDS encoding carbohydrate ABC transporter permease — protein sequence MRRLTPYILLIPTFVIIIFFIYFPAFSSFKLSFFQESFFGDRSIFVGLDNYIDLFTDSEYYKVLRTTFIYSFSSVGITIFLAFLISQLLVQNIPGTRIFRTLMFSSYAVSPAISATLWAMLFTPTAGLVSYLFQVIFNINVDWLTTVPYAMIALIAATVWKMLPFDLIFYIAALQNIPESILESSMLDGASGWTRMWKIKFPLVTPITFYLFIMNFTTTMFSSFGIIDIMTRGGPLGSTTTMIYRLYLDGFAFQDNGLAASESVVMFGVMSVITYLYFRFVEKGVHYQ from the coding sequence TTGAGAAGATTAACACCTTATATTCTTTTGATACCAACTTTTGTAATTATTATATTTTTTATTTACTTTCCAGCTTTCAGCTCGTTCAAGCTGAGTTTTTTTCAAGAATCGTTTTTCGGAGACAGGTCTATTTTTGTTGGACTGGATAATTATATTGATTTGTTCACAGATAGTGAGTATTACAAAGTACTAAGAACAACTTTTATATATTCATTTTCAAGTGTTGGAATAACAATATTTTTAGCTTTTTTGATTTCTCAATTGTTGGTTCAAAATATTCCGGGAACAAGGATATTTAGAACTTTGATGTTTTCCTCCTATGCAGTTTCTCCTGCTATTTCTGCCACGTTGTGGGCGATGCTTTTTACTCCAACAGCTGGACTTGTGAGTTACTTATTTCAAGTAATATTTAATATAAATGTGGATTGGTTAACCACTGTTCCATACGCAATGATCGCACTTATAGCGGCAACTGTCTGGAAAATGTTGCCTTTCGATTTGATTTTTTATATAGCAGCTCTTCAAAACATTCCAGAGTCTATTTTAGAGTCTTCTATGCTGGATGGTGCAAGTGGGTGGACCAGAATGTGGAAGATAAAGTTCCCACTTGTTACGCCTATAACCTTTTATTTATTCATCATGAATTTTACAACAACTATGTTTTCATCATTTGGTATTATTGATATAATGACTCGAGGAGGACCTTTGGGTAGTACGACAACAATGATTTATCGATTATATCTTGATGGCTTTGCTTTTCAGGATAACGGTCTCGCAGCATCAGAGTCTGTAGTTATGTTTGGGGTTATGTCTGTTATTACGTATTTGTATTTTAGATTTGTAGAAAAAGGCGTTCATTATCAGTGA
- a CDS encoding ABC transporter substrate-binding protein has product MKKVFIVLLVLISILSFSKVTIEFWHAMSGWRIGLLEDMAKEFMATHPDIQVNVQYTGSYRDTFNKAIAAVKAGNPPHVVQIYDIGTRAMIDGNIAVPIGDLIEKDPTIDLGAFLPQVLNYYTVGGKLYSMPFNSSNAILFYNKTFFKEAGLDPNKPPRTFDELIEYSKKLVKKDDKGNIIRYGLTWPTHSWFFEQLMAVQNAPLVNNDNGRGDKRPTEAVFNSQAGKNIFELLARMTKEGLLINTKREDWSGARQIFLSGKAAMLFYSTSDVKFITETAKENGWEIGTAFLPKPDLSVQGGVVIGGGSLWILKNHPQKEIDAAWEFVKWMTEPAQQIRWHLETGYFPVRKDAVEQLLMEGFYADHPNYLTAIFQLLLSKQTPNTNGAIIGVFPETREIIETAYEKVINGELTVEQALNWAAKEVTRALKKYNRLYE; this is encoded by the coding sequence ATGAAAAAGGTATTTATTGTATTGCTTGTTTTAATTAGTATATTAAGTTTTTCAAAAGTTACTATCGAGTTCTGGCATGCTATGAGTGGATGGAGAATAGGTCTTTTGGAAGACATGGCAAAGGAATTTATGGCAACACATCCAGATATTCAGGTAAACGTTCAATATACAGGTTCTTACAGAGATACGTTTAACAAAGCTATTGCCGCTGTAAAAGCAGGTAATCCGCCTCATGTGGTTCAGATTTATGATATTGGTACAAGAGCCATGATTGATGGTAACATAGCTGTTCCTATAGGAGATTTAATTGAGAAGGATCCAACAATCGATTTAGGAGCATTTTTACCACAGGTGCTGAACTATTACACAGTTGGAGGTAAATTGTACTCGATGCCTTTCAATTCTTCTAATGCGATTTTATTCTATAATAAAACGTTCTTCAAAGAAGCGGGACTTGATCCAAATAAACCTCCAAGAACATTTGACGAATTAATTGAATATAGTAAAAAGTTGGTGAAAAAGGATGACAAGGGAAATATTATCAGATATGGTCTCACCTGGCCGACACACTCGTGGTTTTTTGAACAACTTATGGCTGTTCAAAACGCTCCTCTTGTGAACAACGACAATGGTAGAGGTGACAAAAGACCAACAGAGGCAGTGTTTAACAGTCAGGCAGGAAAAAACATATTTGAATTGCTTGCCAGAATGACAAAGGAAGGATTATTGATCAACACGAAGAGAGAAGATTGGAGTGGCGCAAGACAAATATTCCTTTCTGGAAAAGCGGCTATGTTATTCTACTCAACTTCCGATGTTAAATTTATAACTGAAACCGCGAAAGAGAATGGCTGGGAAATTGGAACAGCGTTTTTACCAAAACCTGATCTATCCGTTCAGGGTGGAGTGGTGATTGGTGGAGGCTCATTATGGATATTGAAAAATCATCCGCAAAAAGAAATTGACGCTGCATGGGAATTTGTAAAATGGATGACAGAACCAGCCCAGCAGATCAGATGGCATCTTGAAACAGGATATTTCCCCGTAAGAAAAGATGCTGTTGAACAATTACTTATGGAGGGTTTTTACGCTGATCATCCAAACTACTTAACGGCAATATTCCAGTTGCTTCTTTCAAAACAAACACCTAATACGAATGGTGCGATTATAGGTGTGTTCCCTGAAACCAGGGAAATAATAGAAACCGCGTACGAGAAAGTAATAAATGGTGAATTGACAGTTGAACAAGCTCTTAATTGGGCAGCGAAAGAGGTTACCAGAGCTCTGAAGAAATACAACAGGTTGTATGAATAG
- a CDS encoding TIGR00153 family protein translates to MSLFFGKKEQAVIELFHEHLDAVENTIRKLLELIQSMKNASSDKIKELAERVREAETAADKVRRKAEMEMYSGAFLPNFRGDLLGTIESLDRIANKAEAVADEIDLQNLKIPAELFEDFENLVKKSFETYMALKDAAKEMFEDFESANEKIIDTEKFEHETDQIERKTIRKIFSMENLPLAEKIQLKKLVHRIADISDTSEDVSDRIQIILYKRKV, encoded by the coding sequence GTGAGTTTGTTCTTTGGAAAAAAAGAACAGGCAGTTATTGAGTTGTTTCATGAACATTTAGATGCTGTTGAAAACACCATAAGGAAGCTTTTGGAATTGATACAGAGTATGAAAAATGCTTCGAGCGATAAAATAAAAGAGCTTGCTGAAAGGGTTCGTGAAGCAGAGACAGCTGCAGATAAGGTAAGAAGAAAAGCAGAAATGGAAATGTACTCCGGGGCATTCCTGCCGAATTTCAGAGGTGATTTGTTGGGAACAATTGAGTCACTTGATAGGATAGCGAATAAAGCGGAAGCTGTAGCAGACGAAATCGATTTACAAAACTTGAAGATTCCTGCGGAACTTTTTGAGGATTTTGAAAATCTTGTTAAGAAATCGTTTGAAACATACATGGCGTTGAAAGATGCTGCCAAAGAAATGTTTGAAGATTTCGAGAGTGCCAATGAAAAAATTATAGATACAGAAAAATTTGAGCATGAGACGGATCAAATAGAGCGAAAAACCATACGGAAAATTTTTTCCATGGAAAATCTCCCGCTTGCTGAAAAAATTCAACTGAAAAAGCTGGTTCATAGAATAGCAGACATTTCTGACACTTCCGAAGACGTTTCCGATAGAATCCAGATAATTTTATATAAACGTAAAGTGTAA
- a CDS encoding inorganic phosphate transporter has protein sequence MFFYILPAIFFGWSLGANDAANIFGTAVSNRIIKYRLATIISAIFIVIGAVLGGAKGIETISSISSANIMLASISVLSAALTMTIMTYLGVPVSSSQAIVGSIIATGLIAGGVNWGIMIKLVLAWVGTPLGGMIFGFLTYKIFSVPFNKIKSIYLREKIILVGTIIIGAYGSYSLGANNVANITGVFANEIGVQLAALVGGLSIAFGVLTYSYKVMMTVGTQIIELDYFSAMIAVLGESITVWIYALIGIPVSTSQAIVGAVIGAGYARGSRLINKKIVFKIISAWVNTPVFSGLITFLIYLLLKVVFKIEF, from the coding sequence ATGTTTTTCTACATTTTACCTGCAATTTTCTTTGGTTGGTCACTTGGAGCAAATGATGCTGCGAATATTTTTGGAACAGCTGTTTCAAATAGAATTATTAAGTACAGGTTGGCGACAATAATTTCAGCAATTTTTATAGTTATAGGAGCGGTATTGGGTGGAGCAAAAGGTATAGAAACAATAAGTAGTATTTCGAGTGCCAACATTATGCTTGCATCAATATCTGTCTTATCTGCTGCTCTCACAATGACAATAATGACTTATCTTGGAGTGCCAGTTTCATCATCGCAAGCTATCGTTGGTTCCATTATTGCTACTGGTCTCATAGCTGGTGGGGTAAACTGGGGAATCATGATAAAACTTGTGCTTGCATGGGTTGGAACACCTCTTGGTGGGATGATATTTGGTTTTTTAACGTATAAAATATTTTCCGTTCCTTTTAATAAAATAAAATCAATTTATCTCAGAGAAAAAATAATACTGGTGGGAACGATAATTATAGGTGCGTATGGTTCATATTCTCTGGGTGCAAATAATGTAGCAAACATTACAGGAGTATTTGCAAATGAAATAGGAGTTCAATTAGCTGCGCTTGTTGGAGGATTGAGCATAGCTTTTGGTGTCTTGACTTACAGTTATAAAGTTATGATGACAGTTGGAACACAGATAATAGAACTTGATTATTTTTCGGCTATGATAGCAGTTTTGGGAGAATCTATAACAGTCTGGATATACGCATTAATTGGTATTCCTGTTTCTACTTCTCAGGCGATTGTGGGAGCTGTTATTGGAGCAGGATATGCAAGAGGTTCGAGGTTAATAAACAAAAAAATAGTTTTTAAAATAATTAGTGCCTGGGTTAATACCCCTGTTTTTTCAGGATTGATAACTTTTCTGATATACTTGTTATTGAAAGTGGTGTTCAAAATAGAGTTTTAG
- a CDS encoding patatin-like phospholipase family protein, producing MSEKRSLKFLVLSGGGIRGAAHVGVIRALEERGFVPDAILGVSIGAIVGAGYAALKDAHLLWDYSMKFCKMYRHFFRFFPFNFISSSSTKSKPGKFFAKMSCFYITRKQYMMFTKIYFKILKKYFGKLHFEDLKIKFYCISTDLNTGKIVLHSSGGLFKALLASMAIPGVFPPVKSGNTVAVDGGTLNNLPADIAKNLGANYVVAVDLSKIETSLVIPETSNTILNILNSICENKMLSFLRREADFIIYPPIEEINDVSNCFEVMENAYKYTLNLALPGELFK from the coding sequence ATGTCAGAAAAACGCTCGCTTAAATTTCTCGTGCTTAGCGGAGGCGGAATAAGAGGAGCTGCACATGTTGGTGTAATTCGTGCCCTTGAAGAAAGGGGATTTGTTCCGGATGCAATATTAGGTGTTAGTATTGGGGCTATAGTGGGGGCAGGATATGCTGCTTTGAAAGATGCGCATCTTCTCTGGGATTACTCGATGAAATTCTGTAAAATGTACAGGCACTTTTTTAGATTTTTCCCATTTAATTTTATTTCTTCATCTTCCACAAAATCGAAACCCGGTAAATTTTTTGCAAAGATGAGTTGTTTTTACATAACAAGAAAACAATATATGATGTTTACTAAAATTTATTTTAAGATACTGAAAAAGTACTTTGGAAAATTACATTTTGAAGATTTGAAAATAAAGTTTTATTGTATATCAACTGATTTAAATACTGGAAAAATTGTTTTACATTCATCTGGTGGACTTTTTAAAGCTCTTTTAGCATCAATGGCGATTCCAGGTGTTTTCCCCCCTGTTAAATCTGGAAATACTGTTGCTGTTGATGGGGGAACGTTAAACAACTTACCAGCTGATATTGCCAAAAATCTTGGTGCAAATTATGTTGTAGCAGTTGATTTATCGAAAATAGAAACTTCCCTGGTTATTCCGGAAACTTCAAATACAATATTAAATATTTTAAACAGCATATGTGAAAATAAAATGCTATCCTTTTTAAGGAGAGAGGCAGATTTTATCATTTATCCTCCTATTGAGGAGATAAATGATGTTAGTAACTGTTTTGAAGTTATGGAAAACGCTTACAAATACACGCTTAATCTCGCACTTCCTGGGGAGTTGTTCAAATGA
- a CDS encoding amidase family protein gives MDLRNLTISRANELFNEKKLTSEKLVEFYLERISEYSHLNAVLELNPDALFIAKALDKERVSGFVRSKLHGIPVIIKGNIDTADKMQTTAGAKALQGNYATKDAFLVEKLRKAGAIILGKANLTEFANFVSFKMPNGYSKLGGQTKNPYGDFDTGGSSSGSAVAVAADLCLAAIGTETSGSILSPSSSNSCVGLKPTVGLVSRGGIIPISYSQDTAGPITRTVQDAFEVLRVISGYDEDDPATYIIKSRKFSAEIKKIDDYSGMIFGYSEQLFEWLSKGEILLFKETIKKIESLNGKVVKVEFEDLEKINNINVLFYEFKHGINNYLKDKSLKVKTLTDIIRYNFRNADAMPYGQSILLRSDATDINEKEYIESLLRDIKYAKGSIDKLFERYNLTALLFPANYGAHITAKAKYPSITIPAGYTDTGPFGVTFSARAFEEEKLCALACVFEREFPERQLPPI, from the coding sequence ATGGATCTTAGAAACTTAACTATTTCCAGGGCTAATGAACTTTTTAACGAAAAAAAGCTTACTTCGGAGAAATTAGTAGAGTTTTATCTTGAACGAATATCAGAATATTCTCATTTAAACGCGGTTCTTGAATTAAATCCCGACGCACTGTTTATCGCAAAGGCCCTTGATAAAGAGCGTGTAAGTGGTTTTGTGAGAAGCAAATTACACGGTATACCAGTAATAATAAAAGGGAATATAGATACAGCGGATAAAATGCAAACTACAGCAGGAGCAAAAGCTCTTCAAGGAAATTACGCGACAAAAGATGCTTTTTTGGTGGAGAAACTAAGAAAAGCGGGGGCAATAATTCTTGGGAAAGCGAATCTAACTGAATTTGCAAATTTTGTATCTTTTAAAATGCCAAATGGGTATAGCAAGCTTGGAGGACAGACAAAAAACCCTTATGGAGATTTTGACACTGGCGGTTCGAGCTCTGGTTCTGCGGTGGCTGTTGCTGCTGATTTATGTCTGGCGGCTATTGGTACGGAAACTTCTGGTTCAATACTTTCTCCATCAAGTTCAAATTCATGTGTTGGATTAAAGCCAACGGTGGGGTTAGTTAGTAGGGGAGGTATAATTCCAATATCTTATAGTCAGGACACTGCAGGACCAATTACACGAACAGTTCAGGATGCATTTGAAGTTTTGAGGGTCATTTCAGGTTATGATGAAGATGATCCAGCAACGTATATCATAAAAAGTAGAAAATTTTCAGCCGAAATTAAAAAAATAGATGATTATTCTGGTATGATTTTTGGATATAGTGAACAATTGTTTGAGTGGTTGAGTAAAGGAGAAATTTTGTTATTTAAAGAAACAATAAAAAAGATAGAGAGTTTAAATGGAAAAGTGGTAAAAGTAGAGTTTGAAGACCTCGAAAAAATTAATAATATAAATGTTTTATTTTATGAGTTCAAACACGGAATAAATAATTATTTGAAAGATAAAAGTCTAAAAGTAAAAACATTAACTGATATTATTAGATATAATTTCAGAAATGCAGATGCAATGCCATATGGACAGAGTATTTTATTGCGTTCTGATGCAACAGATATTAATGAAAAAGAATATATTGAGTCGTTATTAAGGGATATAAAATACGCAAAGGGAAGCATAGATAAGTTATTTGAAAGATATAATTTAACAGCACTTTTATTTCCTGCAAATTATGGAGCACATATAACGGCAAAGGCTAAGTATCCCTCTATAACTATTCCAGCTGGTTATACAGATACAGGGCCGTTTGGCGTAACGTTTTCAGCGCGAGCTTTTGAAGAAGAAAAATTGTGTGCTTTAGCCTGCGTTTTTGAGAGAGAGTTTCCTGAAAGACAACTTCCGCCTATCTAA
- a CDS encoding carbohydrate ABC transporter permease, which translates to MSISTRKILKNVILYTLVAFILIWCIFPFYWAVISSLKPDKDLFEVNPRLIPARVTFENYIKVFTERPFHQNIWNSIVVAGSTTLLSLAIGSLAAYAIARLKFKGKVLVMTLILAVSMFPQVSILGALFVLLRNMKLINTYPGLIVPYITLTLPLTTWILQNFFRELPKEVEESAAIDGCSRLRTLWSIVLPMAAPGLVATGLLTFIAAWNEFLFALTFMQRPEMYTVPVAIALFKGRSQYEIPWGQIMAAAVIVTTPLVILVLAFQKKIIAGLSAGSVKG; encoded by the coding sequence ATGAGTATATCTACGAGAAAAATATTAAAAAATGTTATTTTATATACACTTGTAGCTTTTATTCTTATATGGTGCATTTTTCCGTTTTATTGGGCTGTAATATCCTCTTTAAAGCCAGACAAAGACCTTTTTGAAGTGAATCCCAGACTTATACCTGCAAGAGTTACATTTGAAAATTATATAAAGGTATTTACAGAAAGGCCCTTTCATCAGAATATATGGAACAGTATAGTTGTGGCAGGAAGTACTACATTACTTTCTCTTGCAATAGGTTCGTTAGCAGCATATGCTATAGCGAGGTTAAAGTTTAAAGGGAAAGTTCTGGTAATGACATTGATATTAGCTGTTAGTATGTTTCCACAGGTTTCAATTCTTGGGGCCCTGTTCGTTTTATTGAGGAATATGAAACTTATCAATACTTATCCAGGACTTATTGTTCCGTATATTACATTAACCTTGCCGCTTACCACGTGGATACTGCAAAACTTTTTCAGGGAACTCCCGAAAGAAGTGGAGGAGTCTGCGGCAATAGATGGTTGTTCGAGGTTGAGAACATTATGGTCTATTGTACTTCCCATGGCTGCGCCAGGGTTGGTGGCAACAGGGCTTCTTACTTTTATCGCTGCCTGGAACGAGTTTTTGTTTGCACTTACTTTTATGCAAAGACCTGAGATGTACACAGTTCCAGTTGCTATAGCTTTGTTCAAAGGACGTTCTCAATATGAAATCCCATGGGGTCAGATAATGGCCGCGGCGGTTATAGTAACAACCCCACTGGTAATATTGGTTCTTGCATTTCAGAAAAAGATTATTGCGGGGCTCAGTGCAGGTTCAGTTAAAGGGTAA